The following proteins are encoded in a genomic region of Synechococcus sp. CBW1002:
- the gmk gene encoding guanylate kinase — protein MARAASSARLTVITGPSGVGKGTLVSRLLQRQPRIWLSISATTRQPRAGEVDGVHYFFLSREAFEAQVAGGGFLEWAEFAGNLYGTPRQPVEQHLAEGRPVLLEIELEGARQVRHSFPAGQQLLIKPPSFEELERRIRGRGTDSESAIAKRLERARVELAAAAEFDACLVNGDLEVALAELEQLMDLGTSKS, from the coding sequence ATGGCCCGCGCCGCGTCGTCCGCCCGGCTCACCGTGATCACCGGTCCCAGCGGCGTGGGCAAGGGCACACTGGTGAGCCGCCTGCTGCAGCGCCAGCCACGCATCTGGCTGTCGATCTCGGCCACCACACGCCAGCCCCGGGCCGGTGAGGTCGACGGCGTGCACTACTTCTTTCTCAGCCGTGAGGCCTTCGAGGCGCAGGTGGCCGGTGGCGGCTTCCTCGAATGGGCCGAGTTCGCCGGCAACCTTTATGGCACCCCGCGGCAGCCGGTGGAGCAGCATCTCGCCGAAGGACGGCCGGTCCTGCTGGAGATCGAACTGGAAGGGGCCCGGCAAGTGCGTCACTCCTTCCCGGCCGGCCAGCAGCTGTTGATCAAGCCTCCCTCTTTTGAAGAGCTGGAGCGGCGGATTCGCGGACGCGGGACCGACAGCGAATCCGCCATCGCGAAGCGCCTGGAGCGCGCCAGGGTGGAACTGGCCGCCGCCGCCGAGTTCGATGCCTGCCTGGTGAACGGTGATCTTGAGGTGGCGCTGGCGGAATTGGAACAGCTCATGGATCTGGGCACCAGCAAGAGCTGA